The following coding sequences lie in one Fusarium poae strain DAOMC 252244 chromosome 1, whole genome shotgun sequence genomic window:
- the MYO1 gene encoding class II myosin (BUSCO:1991at5125), which produces MGISRRPKNKGAGAAADGASGGAKPKKATFETTKKKEIGVSDLTLLSKVSNEAINENLKKRFEGREIYTYIGHVLVSVNPFRDLGIYTDEVLQSYMGKNRLEMPPHVFAIAEAAYYNMKAYSDNQCVIISGESGAGKTEAAKRIMQYIASVSGGESGDIKQIKDMVLATNPLLESFGNAKTLRNNNSSRFGKYLQIYFNTQGEPVGADITNYLLEKSRVVGQITNERNFHIFYQFAKGASQQYRETFGVQKPETYVYTSRSKCLDVDGIDDLAEFEDTLNAMKVIGLSQPEQDQIFRMLSAILWIGNIQFQEDQGGYAEVTDRSVVDFAAYLMEVTPDQLIKGITIRILTPRNGEVIESPANPAQAQATRDALAMAIYSNLFDWIVERINKSLKARQPTTNTIGILDIYGFEIFEKNSFEQLCINYVNEKLQQIFIQLTLKAEQEEYAREQIQWTPIKYFDNKVVCDLIEQIRPVGIFSAMKDATKTAHADPAACDRTFMQSINGMSHAHLTPRQGNFIIKHYAGDVTYTVEGITDKNKDQLLKGLLALFQHSGNEFVHTLFPRPVDTDNRKQPPSAGDRIRASANALVDTLMKCQPSYIRTIKPNENKSPTEYNGPNVLHQIKYLGLQENVRIRRAGFAYRQDFDKFVDRFFLLSPATSYAGEFTWEGTTEAAVKQILKDTSIPKEEWQMGVTKAFIKAPETLFALEHMRDRYWHNMATRIQRMWRAYLAYRAESATRIQRFWRKKRTGAEYLQLRDHGHQVLGGRKERRRMSLLGSRRFLGDYLGVNASTGPGAQIRGAAGIGSNEKAVFSCRGEILEAKFGRSSKASPRIIVISNSKFYIIAQMLVNGQPQITVEKSVPLGAIKFIGVSSARDDWFSLGIGSPQEADPLMNCIFKTEMFTQMQRVMPGGFNLKIAETIEYAKKPGKLQQVKVLKDSQVPADYYKSGAVHTQPGEPPSSVSKPTPKGKPVPPRPITRGKLIKPGGPNGRPSRIQGNRAAKPRPGGARAVPPPPAAVSAAASIPAAAPAPAAHNPLPSHAKAASAAGRAPPPPPPPAAPARPPSPPKVMAKVLYDFAGQRENELSITAGQIVEIVQKESNGWWLAKNPQTAQQAWVPAAYVEEQAPPAPRAPPAPPRSKPTPPAPPAKRPAAGRKPAELQQRDSGMSLNTPNGSDSRSSTPTPSLGGSLADALLARKNAMQKEKEDDDDW; this is translated from the exons ATG GGAATATCAAGACGCCCGAAGAACAAGGGCGCCGGTGCAGCCGCCGACGGCGCAAGCGGAGGCGCGaagcccaagaaggccaCCTTTGAGAcaaccaagaagaaggaaattgGTGTTTCCGATCTGACTCTACTGAGCAAAGTATCTAACGAAGCCATCAACGAGAATCTGAAGAAGCGGTTCGAAGGGCGCGAGATTTATACCTACATTGGCCATGTGTTGGTCTCTGTTAACCCTTTTCGAGACTTGGGCATCTACACCGATGAAGTCCTTCAGAGTTATATGGGCAAGAATCGACTAGAGATGCCTCCCCACGTTTTCGCCATTGCTGAGGCCGCATATTACAACATGAAGGCGTACAGCGACAACCAGTGTGTCATTATTTCAGGAGAGTCCGGTGCCGGCAAGACGGAGGCGGCAAAGCGCATTATGCAGTACATCGCTAGTGTGTCTGGTGGAGAATCAGGAGATATCAAGCAGATCAAGGACATGGTGCTGGCAACCAACCCCCTACTCGAATCCTTCGGAAACGCAAAAACGCTACGAAACAACAACTCGTCAAGATTCGGAAAGTACCTGCAAATTTACTTCAACACACAGGGTGAGCCTGTGGGTGCCGACATCACAAACTACCTCCTCGAAAAATCGCGAGTGGTGGGCCAGATTACAAACGAACGAAACTTCCATATCTTCTACCAATTTGCCAAGGGTGCCTCGCAACAATACCGGGAGACGTTTGGTGTTCAAAAGCCCGAGACCTACGTCTACACCAGCAGGTCAAAATGCTTGGACGTCGACGGCATCGACGACCTTGCCGAGTTCGAAGATACGCTCAATGCAATGAAGGTTATTGGCCTTTCCCAGCCTGAGCAAGATCAGATCTTCCGAATGCTCTCAGCTATCCTATGGATTGGAAACATTCAGTTCCAAGAGGACCAGGGCGGTTACGCTGAAGTCACAGATAGGTCTGTGGTTGATTTCGCCGCTTATCTGATGGAGGTTACCCCCGATCAGCTTATCAAGGGCATCACAATCCGCATATTGACACCTCGAAACGGTGAGGTTATCGAGTCCCCTGCCAACCCCGCCCAAGCGCAGGCTACTCGAGACGCCTTGGCAATGGCCATCTACAGCAACCTCTTCGATTGGATCGTCGAACGTATCAATAAGTCTCTCAAAGCTCGGCAACCAACCACCAACACCATTGGTATTCTAGATATCTATGGATTTGAGATCTTCGAGAAGAATAGTTTTGAACAGCTATGCATCAACTACGTCAACGAGAAGTTGCAGCAAATCTTCATCCAGCTAACTCTAAAGGCCGAGCAGGAGGAGTACGCCAGGGAACAGATTCAATGGACCCCCATCAAGTATTTCGATAACAAGGTTGTTTGTGATCTCATTGAGCAGATTCGACCTGTCGGTATCTTTTCCGCCATGAAGGATGCCACCAAGACTGCGCACGCTGATCCTGCTGCCTGTGATCGTACCTTCATGCAGAGTATCAATGGCATGTCGCACGCTCATCTCACCCCACGACAAGGAAACTTCATTATCAAGCATTACGCCGGTGATGTCACATACACTGTTGAAGGTATCACGGATAAGAACAAGGATCAGCTTCTGAAGGGTCTACTGGCCCTTTTCCAACACAGTGGAAACGAATTCGTCCACACCCTGTTCCCCCGTCCTGTCGATACAGATAAccgaaagcaacctccctcTGCAGGCGACCGTATCCGAGCGTCCGCTAATGCTCTTGTTGATACTCTGATGAAATGTCAGCCTTCTTACATCCGTACCATCAAGCCAAACGAGAACAAGTCGCCAACAGAATACAACGGTCCCAACGTTCTCCATCAGATCAAGTACCTTGGTCTGCAGGAAAACGTCCGCATCAGACGAGCTGGTTTCGCATACCGTCAGGACTTCGACAAGTTTGTCGACAGATTCTTCCTTTTATCACCTGCTACTTCTTATGCTGGTGAATTTACTTGGGAGGGCACTACAGAGGCTGCCGTGAAGCAAATCCTTAAGGACACTAGCATTCCCAAGGAAGAATGGCAGATGGGTGTCACAAAGGCGTTTATCAAGGCTCCCGAGACGTTGTTCGCTTTAGAACATATGCGAGACAGATACTGGCATAATATGGCTACTAGAATCCAGCGAATGTGGAGGGCGTATCTCGCCTACCGAGCCGAATCCGCCACGCGAATCCAGCGATTCTGGCGCAAGAAGCGAACTGGAGCTGAATATCTCCAGCTCCGTGACCATGGTCACCAGGTACTTGGAGGCCGCAAGGAAAGGCGCCGTATGAGTCTGCTGGGTTCTCGACGTTTCCTAGGTGATTACCTGGGTGTCAACGCAAGCACTGGCCCTGGCGCTCAGATCCGTGGTGCCGCTGGCATTGGTTCCAACGAGAAGGCGGTATTCTCATGCCGTGGTGAAATTTTGGAGGCGAAGTTTGGTCGTTCCAGTAAAGCCAGCCCTCGCATTATCGTTATATCCAACAGCAAATTCTATATCATTGCTCAGATGCTTGTCAATGGCCAGCCGCAAATCACCGTGGAGAAATCAGTTCCTCTGGGAGCCATCAAGTTTATTGGTGTCTCATCAGCTCGCGACGACTGGTTCTCTCTGGGTATAGGATCGCCGCAAGAGGCTGACCCCCTGATGAACTGCATCTTCAAGACTGAGATGTTTACTCAGATGCAGCGAGTGATGCCGGGTGGTTTCAACCTCAAGATCGCTGAGACGATCGAATACGCCAAGAAGCCTGGCAAGCTGCAGCAAGTCAAGGTGCTAAAGGACTCACAAGTCCCAGCCGATTACTACAAGAGTGGTGCCGTGCACACTCAGCCTGGCGAGCCACCAAGCTCGGTCTCGAAGCCCACGCCTAAGGGCAAGCCTGTGCCTCCTCGTCCTATTACTCGCGGTAAGCTTATCAAGCCCGGAGGACCGAATGGTAGACCATCTCGCATCCAGGGCAACCGAGCCGCCAAGCCCCGTCCAGGGGGTGCGCGGGCTGTTCCTCCGCCGCCAGCTGCTGTTTCTGCCGCTGCTTCTATTCCTGctgcagctccagctcctgcTGCACACAATCCTCTCCCAAGCCATGCCAAAGCGGCCAGCGCTGCTGGACGCGCACCGCCTCCGCCCCCGCCTCCTGCCGCCCCAGCACGACCACCAAGTCCACCTAAGGTGATGGCCAAGGTCCTGTACGACTTTGCTGGTCAACGAGAGAATGAGCTCTCGATCACCGCGGGTCAGATAGTCGAGATTGTGCAGAAGGAGAGCAATG GATGGTGGTTAGCTAAGAACCCCCAGACCGCACAGCAGGCTTGGGTTCCTGCTGCATATGTCGAGGAACAGGCTCCCCCAGCACCTCGAGcacctcctgctcctccacGATCCAAGCCAACACCACCTGCGCCCCCAGCCAAGCGCCCTGCTGCCGGCCGTAAGCCGGCCGAGCTCCAGCAGCGCGATTCTGGCATGAGTCTTAATACGCCTAATGGATCCGACAGCCGCAGTAGCACCCCTACACCTAGTTTGGGTGGCAGTTTGGCCGACGCTCTGCTAGCCAGGAAGAACGCTATgcaaaaggagaaggaagatgacgacgactgGTAG